aatgatgcccctgccatgtggaggccactttgcagccaggagtcaagttggggccatggataTTGCCCTGTGTGAGTGGGGCACACAATACAGTTgaactggccagtaggcctatattgtatatagttatttatgatTTACAAATTTCGatataatatatctgcaccagggacACTTTGGTGTCAGGgtaacaaacttgtcctggctttccttccacatgtatgtgttgcatatgaGCCATTTGCTGTGTGTGGTttgcgtgtgagtgtgtatgtatgtgtgtgtgtactgctATGGGTgtttttttgtatatgtgtgtggccgtcgctagccatgcagggtgtgtgtgttgtgtttgggtgtgtactaatggccttccctccagtgtgtgctaggtgggtgtacttacggttggtgtcttcgtcgcCGTCACTGGTTGGCTCTGATGTTGTATGGCCAGGAGCAGCATTGGGAAAACTTTCAGTTCCGGTTCCATTGGGGCTGCATAAGTGCCCGTGTTCTTGAAgatgagtgtccccttttatattgtttgtttccgccaggcttttcgtggcggggcAACTGcggtggaaatcctggcggtgtgcgacCTTGTAATATGGTCGGCGGAAACATGCTCCCcaccggcctggagatgcctacagCTGGCCCGGCAGCCCTTCCGCACTGGCAGGACTGGCAATGCCTTGCCTGTGTTCCCGTCGGAACACTGCCAAGGTCATAAAATGGTGGTCTACTCTGCCAGGCCTGCAGCGGTGTAACTGTTGCATCCACTGagtggtcctcggaccaccaaactcataatgagggcccttgtttTTATTTTCAGATTTAAAACTTTGTAAATGTTGTCTGTAAGCATATGTATTtttaatcctttgtttttttactggAAAAAATACCAATCACAAAAAGTACAGGATGCAAAGATTTCTCATCTCGAGCTGCTAACCGCGCTGGGTCTGACTTGTGGGCGGGACTGCCATGGAAATAGCCTCTGGAATTATGCAAAAATGGAGGGCCAAACTATATAGCAGGCTTGACTACGTTACACAGTATCAAAAAATAAATGATGTGGCATTGTGCGGCACATTCTGTGGCACTATTATTTTCATATTTTGTCATCTTAACTTTACCTTCTCCCTTTTTACAATCCCCCGATAACACTATCCTGGGTGAATCAAGAGACGTCATTTCGTCATGTGCACTTATAAAAGGCTCATAGTGTTATTTTAAGAGCAGTAACATCATTGCCTATTAAACCATACACAAACAATTTGTTGTTATATAATGCACATCCTAAATGGAAATCCTTCAAAATACTCTCAGATTTGACAATCACAATGAGGCAGAGTGCCATAAAGTGTTTTGTAAAGGATCCCACAATGTTGTCAAGTGGTAAGGTGGAAATGAAACCCCTGTTTTTTGGTtaaacattgtgcaattcagccactagattacTATCTCCTTCTGCCTCCCTTTTACCACAAGGGTAACACTTTGTGTTCAGTTATTTACATTATCTGAGCTAGTATATTGTGATCAAAAACTTCAAGTATCACATATTAACTCAATATGACACAGCCTTTTTTTGCAAAAAGTACACATTTAAGTTTGAGGGGAAACAAGATCGTACTACCTTCAGCCTGAGCTCCAGAACTATGAATCATGGCCCGTTATAAACCCCTGGTGGCAACTCCGTTGacagtatgcactatacaaaagtAATATGTACACATAAAAACAAAAGCATCCTGAACACTCTTAGGGAATGCTAAGGCGCTCATATGGATCACCTTAACATTTTTCACAataactgttttttgcaaattaaaaTTGAGGACCTAAATATAGAGCCCATTAGGGTCCTATTTCAGTGTAGGATTTTAATTACAACCGGGTCTGAGACCCAAAGGGACAAGGCCCACATTCTGCTCTGCCTTGAGCAAATGTgctttaaaatctataaataaatgttGCAGCAGGAGCGCGGGGCCTAGAAAATAAAGACCACCATCCACTATCTCTCCCTTCAAGCACGCCTTTGTAAGGACTGAAGCAGCAGCTTGACTGCTGTTTTACTCCGCTATTCTACTGAAGTCCACTATTTGACATCATTTTTTCAAGCGGAAGAAGCCCCTCAAATCCTCCCTAGTAGATGATGGGCTCCCTTGCTCCCTACAATTCAGGGCAGGTATtaaccccctccccaccaccaccacttttaAAGATCACCAGTCGCCACTGTCAGAACACAAGGTAAACAGTGTCTTGAATGCTGTTTACTTTCTGAAGCTTCAACTAGGGCCATGAAATTATGCAGacagtgttataaaaaaaaaaaatcatcagtgaAATTTTTTCTTATTAAATAAAAACATGaactaaaaagcaaaaagcaagCACATTTTTATAACAAGTTGTTGCCATGTTTCGTTAGaatgaaaacatgaaaaaatatgtttaaataaaacCTTCACTTCTGTGTTTTGCAAATAATCATAAGTTAGAATGTATTAACAATAAGGAATAATGTAAGCCAATAACATAACTCAGATTCAGTGTATGGTCTATATCAGTTAACATATGTGGTCACAacttctacttaaaaaaaaatgagtTTCTCTCCCTATGCTTTATGCATACATTTATCATTGTGGCATACACTAAGGGAACTATTACATCATGACAAATTATGGTATAAATAATTTAGGTTCCTAGGACTGCTCTGTGTTTAGTGACACATTAGCTCCTTCAGTGGGACACATAATTTTACATATTATGTGAAGAGAAATAAGTAATGTTCTCCTGGCATATCATGTCAACTCCCTAACATAGGTGCCTTCTAAACTAGACATGTCTATGTTGTGCAGTTATACCAACAATTCAGTTATTGTGGAGCCTCAGTGATGTTAATTATTATGATGGCATCAGATTTTATGTCATGTGGCATAACTTCCtggaaagattaaggccctcattatgatattggtggtaaaaaacgcctaccaccgTGGCAACGGCCGTCAAAAGatcgtcgctgcggctaccagccgtcttccatattatgaccacagctggatttccgccagaagaatggcggaaatccagctgtcgccatgccggcggatggtggtaagatggtgctgctgccagcagcgccacaccagttgACCGCTGCCGGACGTATTAtgagccataatatggcctggcagtgttctgctggcggacgctgctgcctcctgtctcctgctggaggaccccctgaacacaggtaagagggtgctctgacagggtaggagggtggggtgtgtgtgtgtggggggggtgtgtgtgaatgtttgtgcatgtgtgtatgcgggtgtgtgttttgtcttgaatgtgtgtgcatgtatggaggcgtgagtgcttgtatgttgtgttgtgttaatgcgtgtctgcgtgtatgtatgaaagtgtgtgcagatgtgtgtgtgtatggatgtttgcatgcgtggatgcatgtgggaatcggtgtgtgtatgcgtgtgtgtgaagggggtgtgaatgtagggggggtttggagaggaagggggtgggggagaatctggggagggggttgggggatacctctatcagtgacagggaagggattccctgtcactgatagtgcctaccgccatagtttttgtggcggtatggaagccacagaaaccatggcgttaggtggggtcattatcccgcaggggGTACAGTGACAGCTGCcaagctggagattgatatctccagcccggtggctgttactgctgtggtggtcggtgtggtacattggcgaagccaaaccgccaatgtcataatatggtggaaagtaccgccagcctgttggcagtactttccaccatattaccggcgaccaccagggtcataatgagggcccaagagtCAAAGGACGTAAGATGTAACATCCTGTGATGTCATCAAAGACAAAGGGTGGGTGATCTCACTTTCACCATCCCTGGCACTTTGGTGATTCAACATGCATGAGAGGGAGCAGATTTTGCAGGATCCTAAAGGAAGAGGGTGTGCAGGAGCATAGAGGAGCACTGCAGCAAACTTGATGGAGGGACTATTATAGGAGCTATGGGAGATGGAAATGCTGCAGAAGCCTGAAAAGAGTGAGTCCTAGTTTTAGGGCAACCTGAAGAGAGTTTTGAAAAGGATGGGAGAGTGTGTGAGCCACTGAGAGAGCCTAAGAGCAAGTGCTATAGCAGTACGAAATGAGAAATTGTTTCAAGCATCCAAAGGGTAGACAATGTTACAAGACTTTTGTAGGTCAAATGCTTCGTGATCAAGAACATAGTGTCTGCTGTAAAGTCCCGAGTGAATGCAGGACTTCAGAAGTCCACAAGGATGGAGTATTTCAGGAGCCTCAAGGAGCAGAGTGTGGTGGTGTCTGAATGGTGTACAGCTGTTCTGACATACAGTATTTCTAGGGCAACTGGAAGTATGTGACTTTGCTGCTGTGGCTTttcctgcataattatggatttgccacatattcCTTCATCTGCTCCGAAatatagattttaacaaaaaaagtttgtTTCTAGCTCATACAGAGCAAAGGTTACTAAAAATGTGGTTACACGTGTTGCGCAATGTGGAAGACCCTTCCCAAACGTTGACTGGTGATCTTTCTGTTGCTTCTTACTATATTTGGTTCTTTAACTGGTACCAGTGAGGTGATACCTTTGACCAGACAGACGGAGCATGTGTACCAGAAAATGTTTCGCTTTAcgtcacataatttgccttttatttctgcgtaatttagtcaactctgcagAATAATTTGATCGTCTATTCCTGCATAGTTCCTGTGACCTTGAGAATTAAAAGTTATTTTGCGTGAAAGTACCACACGTGGTTGGAAGGCAGCCTCTCTCCTCATCAGAATGGGCATGTCCAGGCTGGTACCATTGTCTGGAATGAAAAAGCACTCCAGGGCATAGGttttgcacataaagaggtgcGCAGCCTGTCCTTTTGTTTTATCTAGCCCTTCTCTCAGTGTCATAAAATTCACATTGTAAAACTGAGTCGGAGCGGTAATGCCAGTAGCCTCCAGCAGTGAACTACGGCAGTAAAAGCTGCTTGGCAAGCTTCAATCGTCCGAGCTATTTCATTTCTTTTCTGTCTTTGCAGCGTATTGTTATTCAGACTTCTCTCTCTCATTGTATAGCCCATTTATGTTCCATTTCTCTTATTTACTaaaatgtgcagcaggtgcagtgacactggggtaGAGGGTGTGAGGGCTCCGCTCCAATGCATCCAATTATGCCTATTTTTTTAATACCCACCGGAGCTCCGGTACCCACGTtttaccctttctcccctgcttacACGGGTCCGGGCCACCACTGCCATGGTACTGCCCTTATGACGTCACTCGTCAGAGCCAGGTAAGACGACGAGGACGCTCCAGTACAAAATGCgggtgggcagggaaatgccattgCGTCAGTACACGTCAGCAGCCCACGCCAATCTGAGCTGGCCCTGTGGGGTCTGGCGCAGCAGCAGGGTGGGACGTCTAAATGTAGGGAGGCGAAAATTAGCGGTAGAAGACTTATCGCCACTGCCAGATCTAGTAATGTCAATAAAGCAGTATTGTGTGTATTGTAAGGTAACCTTGTGGAGTCCAAGCAGGGTCTGCGCCAGCTACAGTGTAAAACTTTTGGACAGGTGACAAACAAGCTGTCAGGAGACTCAGGTCACCTTCAGCCGTCTTTGCGAGCCGTAGGTATGAGGATGTTTCAGTCACAGGCGCAGCTCATGTTTCAGGGTCGCGCCTCTGTGACCAAGCGGCTAGAGACCACATCCCAATATAGCTCACCGGCGACGTGCTATATTAGTAAGCAGCGCAGCTGTGTGTGTTGTCGTCTGTACACCAGCGTGCGTTGATGCGGGGCTGGACCTGGGAGGATCCGCCACGGGCAGGGCTGGGCCAGACTGACACACTCTTTCCAGTCTGACGGCTCCGAGCTCGGACTGAGAGAGAACGAGCAGCACTCACCACGGGATGCCGGGCCTGGCAGGCTAACTTGTGAATCAGCAACATCCGCCTGAACTGGCCTCCGGAGAACAAGTAACGCCCAGTAGACGCACCGGCAGCCGCACACTTGGGCTGAAGAGAAACGCCATATCAGCGGCTGCTGAGCCTTCAGCCTTGAAGACGCCACTGCTGAGGAGCAGTCCGACCCCCCGGATATACATTTGCGAGTGCCTTCTAACTGCCCCCCCACCGTCATTTCTTCTTGGATTACAGCATGTTCAGGCTGTGGTGGGGGTGTTCCTCTGCTTCATCTAGGAGCCACCTCAGTCGGATCCATCACCTGTTTCAGGGGCAGAAGCATTTCTGAGTAGCCTGGCTCCAGAGGCCAACGCAAGTCACATGGGTACTCGTTTACCGTTTGTTTCTTTCAAACAAAAACACAGCCCTTTTatctcattttttttaattacCGACTTCCTTGTCCTCTTGCTCAAACATGCCATAATGCGCTAATGGCTGCATTCTACCAGCGCCATGATATCAAATCAACGTGATCCAGACTTGAGAGAGCCCTGGTACTGAAAAAAGGATTGTGATTTGGCCTTGAAAGGATACAACAGACTGCAGTCCTCTGAGATATGAACACTGTCTGATCTGCAGTGTGACCAAATACAGGAGGGAGCCATAAACCTGTAAATTGGCCCAGATGTGTTTGGTCCCCAATAGGAAAGATGTGGTTAAAATGGCTCTTAATGCTCGTGAGTCCACTGCAGGTACTATTGAGCCCAAAGTGGGTGCCTCCGGGGGGGTGGAGGAAGCCCCAAGGGTGCACATCTGTGCAGCTGTCTTCGTCTGGTTAGCCACGGGTACCACCATCGCTAGTCTGAACAAGTGGATATTCCACATGTACAATTTTCAGTTCCCGCTGCTGCTATCTGCCCTGCACATGCTCACTGCCATCGTGGTGGCAGTACCTCTCCTTAGGTGTGGTTGGGTGAAGCTAAAAGTTGGAGAAGAGGGGGCTCTCTCTGCCAGTGCCAGACTCAAAGTATTCCTTTTGAGTGTGTCCTTCTGTGCCAGCATTGCCTTTGGCAACTTAGGCCTCATCCACGTGCAGCTGTCCTTCGCGCAGATCACCTATGCTACCACGCCTCTCTTCACCATGGCACTGTCGAGGGTGCTGTTGGGCACCCAGCACCACCTGCTCAAATATGCTGCCATGATGCCCATATGCTTGGGAGCCTCCTTAAGCATCATTGGAGAGGTACAGTTCCACCTCGCAGGCTGCTTCTTCCTGTTCGTCTCAACATTTCTTCGAGGATTAAGAGCTATTCAGCAAAGTAAGTGCAGTTAGCGtatataaccctcactgtttcccctTCCATTGCCATAGGCAGGGAAATCCAGCTGACCATCTATAGGCAAGGTGGATACTACTTAAGTCACCGCCTGGGACTGAACCACTAGTAGTAACCCAGCCTCAAAGAACCACCATGTCTATGAATAGAGTATTTGTGTATATTCAACCCATAATATCTTTCACTAAACATCCTTCCTAATTTCAATGTTGCATCAAGACCAGGGATATTGGTAGCCAGTCCAGGAGATTTTGGTAACTGTAGCTGACCAGGGAGATTTCTATCAGTGCAGCTAACACGGGTGACTTCTGGAGTGTAGACAATCTGAGAGGCCTCTCTGAGTATGGCCAATCAGAGCGAACACAGTCAGTGGTAATCTGTAACCAGCGTCTTGGTAAATCGTGGAAGTTGGAGTGGATACACAAATTAGactttattttattattatctATTCAAAGTTAAACATATGCATAAACAACATATTCTTATTAGAAACAAAAGTTCTTTCATGCGTGGTTCACAGACACAAGAGCTCGCAGGGCCGCATGGTTGTATGGGCCCTCAAAGTTCCTTATAAAAGTGGTTTACTTCGTTAGTGCGTTTATTTATGAGACATATCATATTGTTTTTCGTCTTACATTTTAACTTGTCTTTAACTAAAAAATAATTTCCTAGCTTCGAGGTTCTATAAAGTAACAACACATTTATGGAAGAAATGACATATTCACTATTGTAAATAATAACGTTCTGCGAATTACTGAGGAGTTTTGTGACCATAAACTGGCAGATGGCCACCAATGATGGCGCTCATGGTAGTACCTAAATGAACGTTTCTCCTGCTTAAACCACTTTTGCATTATTTACACATTGCAGGAAGTTCCTGAATCAGAACTCTTCCCTGAAATAAGAATATCAGGTCACTAGCTGCCTGCAGAGATTTGTTTCAGGTTAACAGTGATATCAAAAGCATCCTCCTC
The Pleurodeles waltl isolate 20211129_DDA chromosome 11, aPleWal1.hap1.20221129, whole genome shotgun sequence genome window above contains:
- the SLC35E4 gene encoding solute carrier family 35 member E4, which codes for MCLVPNRKDVVKMALNARESTAGTIEPKVGASGGVEEAPRVHICAAVFVWLATGTTIASLNKWIFHMYNFQFPLLLSALHMLTAIVVAVPLLRCGWVKLKVGEEGALSASARLKVFLLSVSFCASIAFGNLGLIHVQLSFAQITYATTPLFTMALSRVLLGTQHHLLKYAAMMPICLGASLSIIGEVQFHLAGCFFLFVSTFLRGLRAIQQSSILKEEKINSVTLLYLMSIPSFFILFLAAAFLELGKAWDIPPHCDNRLWLFILLSCFGSVLYNLANIQVIALTSAVTIHILGNLNLVVNLILSRVLFGGVLTLSSYVGIGLALAGVLIYQHCDFLSSSWASWRSKDQQHKID